One genomic window of Pelagicoccus enzymogenes includes the following:
- a CDS encoding small ribosomal subunit Rsm22 family protein, with translation MQETDINWETLDRLRSRFLQSGANSGVYWQSEDDLAHYHATFAARIGWKWDNALALAAQAGFQLRSRSLFDWGCGSGIAALRVLDFFGPDAFDKVQLWDHSALACRFAQKTIQDAYPSLEVEIAPAPAPTSQFPIHNSLILVSHALNELGYEAQQQLSEQLQSAAQIIFVEPGDHASSRKVIAQREALRNEFQIEAPCTHCDACPMLKEENQRHWCHFFGKPPVEAFTEGFWSRFAQTMEIDLRSLPYSFLALSNKSLPASTDRPQAPAASRLIGRPRQFKGYTRLLSCDAAGLRDLELQKRDDKQLWKALKKEQSTLFRWQEIEDATNRLKSGETI, from the coding sequence ATGCAAGAGACCGACATCAACTGGGAAACCCTCGACCGCCTCCGCTCCCGCTTCCTCCAAAGCGGAGCCAACTCCGGCGTCTATTGGCAAAGCGAAGACGACCTCGCCCACTACCACGCCACCTTCGCCGCCCGCATCGGCTGGAAATGGGACAACGCCCTCGCCCTCGCTGCCCAAGCCGGTTTCCAGCTCCGCTCCCGCAGCCTCTTCGACTGGGGCTGCGGCTCCGGCATCGCCGCCCTCCGCGTCCTCGACTTCTTCGGCCCCGACGCCTTCGACAAGGTCCAGCTCTGGGACCACTCCGCCCTCGCCTGCCGCTTCGCCCAAAAAACCATCCAAGACGCCTATCCCAGCCTCGAAGTCGAAATCGCCCCCGCCCCCGCCCCCACTTCGCAATTCCCCATTCACAATTCACTAATCCTCGTCTCTCACGCCCTCAACGAGCTCGGTTACGAAGCCCAACAACAGCTCTCCGAGCAGCTGCAGAGCGCCGCCCAAATCATCTTCGTCGAGCCTGGCGACCATGCCTCCAGCCGCAAAGTCATTGCCCAACGCGAAGCCCTCCGGAACGAATTCCAAATCGAAGCCCCCTGCACCCACTGCGACGCCTGCCCTATGCTGAAGGAGGAAAACCAGCGCCACTGGTGCCACTTCTTTGGCAAGCCCCCTGTCGAAGCCTTCACCGAAGGATTCTGGTCCCGCTTCGCCCAAACCATGGAAATCGACCTCCGTAGCCTCCCCTACAGCTTCCTCGCCCTCTCCAACAAAAGCCTTCCGGCCTCAACCGATCGCCCCCAGGCCCCGGCCGCCTCCCGCCTCATCGGCCGACCCCGCCAATTCAAAGGCTACACCCGCCTGCTCAGCTGCGACGCCGCCGGCCTGCGCGACCTCGAGCTGCAAAAGCGCGACGACAAGCAGCTCTGGAAAGCCCTCAAAAAAGAGCAAAGCACCCTCTTCCGCTGGCAGGAGATAGAGGACGCAACCAACCGCCTTAAAAGCGGTGAGACTATCTAG